Proteins encoded by one window of Vigna radiata var. radiata cultivar VC1973A chromosome 5, Vradiata_ver6, whole genome shotgun sequence:
- the LOC106761033 gene encoding metal transporter Nramp6, protein MAITGSGSGQPQFISSTGNRSFSNAPLIENSDTNQVVVPDRRSWKNLFAYMGPGFLVSIAYIDPGNFETDLQAGAQYKYELLWIILVASCAALVIQSMAANLGVVTGKHLAEHCRTEYPRVPNFILWIIAEIAIVACDIPEVIGTAFALNMLFNIPVWIGVLLTGLSTLILLALQQYGVRKLEFLIAFLVFTIAACFVAELGYAKPDAKEVTKGLFVPELKGNGATGLAISLLGAMVMPHNLFLHSALVLSRKIPRSVRGIKEACSFYMIESAFALSVAFLINVCVISVSGAVCNSSNLNAEDQMSCQNLDLNEASFLLRNVLGKWSSKLFGIALLASGQSSTITGTYAGQYVMQGFLDLRLEPWIRNMLTRCLAIVPSLIVAVIGGSAGAGKLIIIASMILSFELPFALVPLLKFASCKTKMGAHVNSTMISVVTWIIGTLIMAINIYYLMTGFIKLLLHSHIEIVAKVFLGMIGFSGMAIYLAGIAYLVLRKNTEATHLLALTASENQQMTNEQGNGPIYSLPREDIVSMQLPQRSTPADVD, encoded by the exons ATGGCTATCACAGGTTCTGGTTCCGGGCAGCCACAATTCATTTCGAGCACTGGCAACCGAAGCTTTTCCAATGCGCCACTCATTGAGAACTCAGATACTAATCAAGTTGTTGTGCCTGAT AGGAGAAGCTGGAAAAATTTATTTGCCTACATGGGGCCTGGATTTCTTGTATCCATTGCATACATAGACCCAGGGAACT TTGAGACGGATCTTCAGGCTGGGGCACAATATAAATATGAG ttaCTTTGGATCATTTTGGTGGCATCATGTGCTGCTCTTGTTATTCAATCAATGGCAGCAAATCTTGGGGTGGTCACTG GAAAACACTTAGCAGAGCATTGTAGAACTGAATATCCCCGGGTGCCCAACTTCATCCTTTGGATTATTGCTGAAATTGCTATAGTGGCCTGTGACATTCCTGAAG TAATTGGGACAGCCTTTGCACTGAACATGCTCTTCAACATACCCGTTTGGATTGGTGTTCTTCTGACAGGACTCAGCACATTGATCCTCTTGGCATTACAGCAATATGGG GTTAGGAAACTCGAATTCTTGATTGCATTTCTTGTGTTTACAATTGCTGCATGTTTTGTGGCTGAGCTTGGATATGCAAAGCCTGATGCTAAAGAAGTTACAAAGGGTCTTTTTGTGCCAGAACTAAAAGGAAATGGGGCAACTGGTCTCGCAATTTCCCTCCTTGGAGCTATGGTTATGCC GCACAATCTCTTCCTGCACTCAGCGCTGGTGCTGTCTAGGAAAATTCCACGATCAGTTCGGGGAATCAAG GAGGCTTGTAGCTTTTACATGATAGAAAGTGCCTTCGCTCTCTCGGTGGCCTTCCTCATAAATGTTTGTGTTATTTCTGTAAGTGGTGCTGTTTGCAATTCTTCGAATTTGAATGCAGAAGATCAGATGAGCTGTCAGAATTTGGATCTGAACGAAGCCTCCTTCCTACTTAGA AATGTCTTGGGGAAATGGAGTTCGAAACTGTTTGGAATTGCTTTGCTTGCATCGGGTCAAAGTTCTACTATAACAGGAACATATGCAGGGCAGTATGTTATGCAG gGATTTCTTGATTTACGACTGGAGCCATGGATTCGGAATATGTTAACTCGTTGCTTAGCCATAGTTCCTAGTTTGATTGTTGCAGTCATTGGAGGATCAGCCGGAGCTGGGAAGCTCATAATAATTGCATCC ATGATCTTATCATTTGAACTTCCTTTTGCTTTGGTTCCACTCCTCAAGTTTGCAAGCTGCAAAACTAAGATGGGGGCACATGTCAACTCTACCATG ATTTCAGTTGTCACATGGATAATCGGTACCCTCATTATGGCCATTAACATATACTACCTGATGACTGGCTTCATCAAGCTGCTTCTCCATAGCCACATAGAAATTGTGGCTAAGGTGTTTCTTGGGATGATTGGATTTTCAGGCATGGCAATATATTTGGCAGGCATAGCCTATCTAGTACTCCGCAAAAATACAGAGGCTACACACCTTTTGGCTCTAACAGCATCAGAAAATCAACAAATGACAAATGAACAAGGCAATGGACCAATCTATTCTCTTCCAAGAGAAGACATAGTAAGCATGCAGTTGCCTCAAAGAAGTACTCCTGCTGATGTTGACTGA